Proteins from one Nicotiana tabacum cultivar K326 chromosome 23, ASM71507v2, whole genome shotgun sequence genomic window:
- the LOC107777431 gene encoding E3 ubiquitin-protein ligase WAV3-like → MGMTGESSSSSYSGKLKKAAKKILVQTCGSFRCKYPQSSPHVADDDNNNNTSVFAFPELLKNHTSVIKPSQFDSTTNTPSNKNFCPICLDPLTYSCDSSPGQAIFTAQCSHAFHFACISSNIRHGNVTCPVCRAHWTQLPRTLKMHYSAHNNQADPILQILDESIATSRVHRRSFLRSARYDDDDPIEPDRTSDLHRLHLSLSPITHGTSMFDPCSNPKSGFNSCHYPQHCLSSSSSESSHPTAQHFAESGQTPIVSTSSRRAYLCLKLAHQPATDLVLVASPNGPHLRLMKQAMALVVFSLRPIDRLAIVTYSSAAARIFPLKCMTSYGKRTALQVIDRLFYMGQADPVEGLKKGVKILRERTHQNPHSFILHLSDNPTRSFHGFHLELPITIHKFHVGFGFGTSNGFVMHEFERFLAKILGGAVREIALRIGQDSRIMRIGELRGGEVRRIPLLLEELDQVHVVYTYIDCMMDDSVKTGEIVVRIGDRKELTDAVDTFETIDGRSSSVESWEYHDPFMARRWAKRLHGYRI, encoded by the exons ATGGGTATGACCGGAGAATCGTCGTCGTCGTCGTATTCAGGTAAGCTGAAGAAAGCAGCAAAAAAGATATTAGTTCAAACATGCGGCTCTTTTCGCTGTAAATACCCTCAAAGTTCTCCTCATGTCGCcgacgacgacaacaacaacaatacatcT GTGTTTGCTTTTCCTGAGCTGTTGAAGAATCATACTTCTGTAATTAAACCCTCACAATTTGATTCTACTACTAACACACCTTCTAACAAG AACTTTTGTCCAATATGTCTGGATCCGTTGACCTATAGCTGCGACAGCAGCCCAGGACAAGCTATATTCACAGCGCAATGCTCTCATGCTTTTCACTTTGCTTGCATATCATCCAATATCCGCCATGGCAATGTTACTTGCCCTGTTTGCCGTGCACATTGGACTCAACTACCTCGGACATTGAAGATGCATTATTCTGCTCACAACAATCAAGCTGATCCCATTCTCCAGATTCTTGATGAATCAATTGCTACTTCGCGGGTACATAGACGTTCCTTTTTGCGCTCTGCTCgctatgatgatgatgatccaaTCGAGCCTGACCGTACATCAGATCTTCACCGTCTACATCTGTCTTTGTCACCTATCACTCACGGTACCTCTATGTTTGATCCTTGCTCAAATCCAAAGTCTGGCTTTAATTCATGCCATTATCCTCAGCATTGTCTATCTAGTTCTTCTTCAGAGTCTTCACATCCAACAGCGCAACATTTTGCCGAAAGCGGGCAGACCCCTATTGTTTCCACATCCTCTAGGAGAGCTTATCTCTGCTTAAAATTGGCACATCAGCCAGCCACTGACTTAGTCTTAGTTGCAAGCCCAAATGGACCTCACCTAAGGCTTATGAAACAAGCCATGGCATTGGTGGTATTTTCACTCCGACCTATAGACCGCTTGGCTATTGTTACCTACTCTTCTGCCGCAGCACGTATCTTCCCCCTCAAGTGTATGACCTCTTACGGGAAGCGGACAGCACTACAAGTGATTGATCGACTGTTTTATATGGGCCAAGCTGATCCAGTAGAAGGACTCAAGAAAGGAGTAAAGATACTAAGAGAGCGCACCCACCAAAATCCTCATTCTTTTATTCTGCATCTGTCTGACAATCCAACAAGATCTTTCCATGGGTTTCACTTGGAGCTTCCTATTACAATCCATAAGTTTCATGTAGGATTTGGATTTGGCACTTCAAATGGGTTTGTCATGCACgagtttgagagatttcttgCTAAAATATTAGGCGGTGCGGTTAGAGAAATTGCATTGAGGATTGGGCAGGACTCTAGGATTATGAGAATTGGAGAATTACGAGGGGGTGAAGTGAGGAGAATCCCGTTGCTTTTGGAAGAGTTGGACCAGGTCCATGTGGTGTATACCTACATTGATTGCATGATGGATGACTCTGTTAAAACAGGGGAAATTGTAGTCAGAATTGGTGATAGGAAAGAACTGACTGATGCTGTTGACACTTTTGAGACCATAGACGGAAGAAGTAGCAGTGTTGAGAGCTGGGAATATCACGATCCGTTCATGGCTAGAAGATGGGCTAAGCGTTTGCATGGCTATAGGATATGA
- the LOC107777433 gene encoding putative galacturonosyltransferase 4 isoform X2 produces the protein MKIKMRKPVLFLLLVTVLAPIVLYTDTLSSYFTRPSSRTEFIEDLSTFTLGGDVRPLNLLPQESSTLLKEPPGDIYSENSSLSLSNTSDTLSSEDARKARQLTEESMKHQAATGNSNDGIEVAMNGNHISQVTDSLHEPHQMDKTSLELVSAGKSESRATETSSKKKTSPTDSSHTSDTTSAKIEIRQDQRTVQTSGRVVSGETARGKGEDQNAQVVPPDARVRQLKDQLIRGKVYLSLSATRNNPHFIRELRLRIKEVQRALGEATKDSELPRNAYEKLKAMEQTLAKGKQIQDDCATIVKKLRAMLHSAEEQLRVHKKQTLYLTHLTAKTLPKGLHCLPLRLSTEYFKLNSSQQQFPNQVNLEDPKLYHYALFSDNILAAAVVINSTVSHAKDPSKHVFHIVTDRLNFAAMRMWFLANPPQYATVDIQNVEEFTWLNSSYSPVLKQLASQSMIDYYFRSRADSDPNVKFRNPKYLSIMNHLRFYLPEIFPKLDKVLFLDDDIVVQKDLSGLWSLDLKGKVIGVVETCGESFHRFDRYLNFSNPLISKHFDSRACGWAFGMNIFDLNEWRRQNITEVYHSWQNLNHDRQLWKLGTLPPGLITFWKRTYALDRSWHVLGLGYNPNVSQKDIQRAAVIHYNGNLKPWLEISIPKFRDYWSKFVDYDQVFLRECNINKLAGT, from the exons ATGAAGATAAAAATGAGGAAGCCAGTATTGTTCTTATTGCTAGTGACTGTTTTAGCCCCTATTGTTCTCTACACTGACACTCTTTCCTCTTATTTTACTCGTCCTTCAT CAAGGACTGAGTTCATTGAAGATCTGTCCACCTTT ACACTTGGTGGTGACGTCCGGCCTCTAAATTTGCTGCCTCAG GAGTCATCCACATTGCTCAAAGAACCACCGGGCGACATATattcagaaaattcaagcctttCCCTTTCCAATACCTCAGACACTTTAAGCAGCGAGGATGCTCGTAAAGCAAGACAACTAACTGAAG AATCAATGAAACATCAAGCTGCCACTGGAAACAGCAACGATGGAATAGAAGTGGCTATGAATGGAAATCACATAAGTCAGGTTACTGATAGCTTGCATGAACCACATCAAATGGACAAAACTTCACTGGAACTTGTATCAGCTGGGAAAAGTGAAAGCAGAGCAACAGAAACCAGCTCAAAGAAGAAGACAAGTCCAACAGATTCCAGCCACACCTCAGATACCACATCTGCGAAAATT GAAATAAGGCAGGATCAACGTACTGTTCAAACCAGTGGTAGAGTTGTATCTGGAGAGACAGCAAGGGGCAAAGGTGAAGACCAGAATGCACAAGTGGTTCCTCCTGATGCTCGGGTTCGCCAGCTTAAAGATCAGCTCATTAGGGGGAAGGTCTACCTTTCACTCTCAGCAACACGAAACAACCCCCACTTCATTAGAGAACTTCGCTTGCGGATTAAAGAAGTACAGCGAGCACTTGGTGAGGCCACTAAGGATTCCGAGCTTCCAAGGAA TGCCTATGAGAAGTTGAAGGCAATGGAGCAAACATTGGCCAAAGGGAAGCAAATTCAAGATGACTGTGCTACTATAGTAAAGAAGCTTCGTGCCATGCTTCACTCAGCAGAAGAGCAGCTTCGTGTCCACAAAAAGCAAACATTGTACTTAACGCACTTAACTGCTAAGACACTCCCTAAGGGTCTTCATTGTCTTCCTTTGCGCCTTTCAACAGAGTATTTCAAGTTAAATTCTTCCCAACAGCAATTTCCAAATCAAGTGAATTTAGAAGATCCCAAGCTGTATCACTATGCACTCTTCTCAGACAACATTTTAGCAGCTGCGGTCGTAATAAACTCAACTGTTTCCCATGCAAAG GATCCTTCAAAGCACGTTTTCCATATAGTAACAGACAGGCTCAATTTTGCTGCAATGAGAATGTGGTTTTTAGCAAATCCGCCGCAGTATGCTACAGTAGACATCCAAAATGTTGAGGAATTCACCTGGCTAAATTCAAGTTACAGTCCAGTTCTGAAGCAATTGGCTTCTCAGTCCATGATAGATTATTACTTCAGGAGTCGTGCTGATTCTGATCCAAATGTGAAGTTTAGGAATCCTAAGTACCTTTCAATCATGAATCATTTACGTTTTTACTTGCCGGAGATCTTCCCAAAGCtggataaagttctcttcttgGATGATGATATTGTTGTGCAAAAGGATCTTAGTGGCCTATGGTCTCTTGATCTTAAGGGTAAGGTGATTGGTGTGGTTGAGACTTGTGGAGAAAGCTTTCATCGGTTTGACCGCTACCTCAACTTCTCAAATCCTCTGATCTCCAAACATTTTGATTCCCGTGCTTGTGGTTGGGCATTTGGAATGAACATCTTTGATCTAAATGAGTGGAGGCGGCAAAACATCACAGAGGTGTACCACTCATGGCAAAACCTG AATCATGATAGACAACTTTGGAAGTTGGGGACCCTACCACCTGGTTTGATAACCTTTTGGAAGCGTACATATGCCCTTGACCGATCGTGGCATGTCCTTGGGCTTGGCTACAATCCAAATGTTAGCCAGAAGGACATTCAACGAGCAGCAGTCATACATTACAATGGAAACTTGAAACCATGGCTTGAGATAAGCATTCCCAAGTTCCGAGACTACTGGTCAAAATTTGTTGACTATGATCAGGTATTTTTGCGAGAGTGTAATATCAATAAATTGGCTGGTACATGA
- the LOC107777433 gene encoding putative galacturonosyltransferase 4 isoform X1 → MKIKMRKPVLFLLLVTVLAPIVLYTDTLSSYFTRPSSRTEFIEDLSTFTLGGDVRPLNLLPQESSTLLKEPPGDIYSENSSLSLSNTSDTLSSEDARKARQLTEAESMKHQAATGNSNDGIEVAMNGNHISQVTDSLHEPHQMDKTSLELVSAGKSESRATETSSKKKTSPTDSSHTSDTTSAKIEIRQDQRTVQTSGRVVSGETARGKGEDQNAQVVPPDARVRQLKDQLIRGKVYLSLSATRNNPHFIRELRLRIKEVQRALGEATKDSELPRNAYEKLKAMEQTLAKGKQIQDDCATIVKKLRAMLHSAEEQLRVHKKQTLYLTHLTAKTLPKGLHCLPLRLSTEYFKLNSSQQQFPNQVNLEDPKLYHYALFSDNILAAAVVINSTVSHAKDPSKHVFHIVTDRLNFAAMRMWFLANPPQYATVDIQNVEEFTWLNSSYSPVLKQLASQSMIDYYFRSRADSDPNVKFRNPKYLSIMNHLRFYLPEIFPKLDKVLFLDDDIVVQKDLSGLWSLDLKGKVIGVVETCGESFHRFDRYLNFSNPLISKHFDSRACGWAFGMNIFDLNEWRRQNITEVYHSWQNLNHDRQLWKLGTLPPGLITFWKRTYALDRSWHVLGLGYNPNVSQKDIQRAAVIHYNGNLKPWLEISIPKFRDYWSKFVDYDQVFLRECNINKLAGT, encoded by the exons ATGAAGATAAAAATGAGGAAGCCAGTATTGTTCTTATTGCTAGTGACTGTTTTAGCCCCTATTGTTCTCTACACTGACACTCTTTCCTCTTATTTTACTCGTCCTTCAT CAAGGACTGAGTTCATTGAAGATCTGTCCACCTTT ACACTTGGTGGTGACGTCCGGCCTCTAAATTTGCTGCCTCAG GAGTCATCCACATTGCTCAAAGAACCACCGGGCGACATATattcagaaaattcaagcctttCCCTTTCCAATACCTCAGACACTTTAAGCAGCGAGGATGCTCGTAAAGCAAGACAACTAACTGAAG CAGAATCAATGAAACATCAAGCTGCCACTGGAAACAGCAACGATGGAATAGAAGTGGCTATGAATGGAAATCACATAAGTCAGGTTACTGATAGCTTGCATGAACCACATCAAATGGACAAAACTTCACTGGAACTTGTATCAGCTGGGAAAAGTGAAAGCAGAGCAACAGAAACCAGCTCAAAGAAGAAGACAAGTCCAACAGATTCCAGCCACACCTCAGATACCACATCTGCGAAAATT GAAATAAGGCAGGATCAACGTACTGTTCAAACCAGTGGTAGAGTTGTATCTGGAGAGACAGCAAGGGGCAAAGGTGAAGACCAGAATGCACAAGTGGTTCCTCCTGATGCTCGGGTTCGCCAGCTTAAAGATCAGCTCATTAGGGGGAAGGTCTACCTTTCACTCTCAGCAACACGAAACAACCCCCACTTCATTAGAGAACTTCGCTTGCGGATTAAAGAAGTACAGCGAGCACTTGGTGAGGCCACTAAGGATTCCGAGCTTCCAAGGAA TGCCTATGAGAAGTTGAAGGCAATGGAGCAAACATTGGCCAAAGGGAAGCAAATTCAAGATGACTGTGCTACTATAGTAAAGAAGCTTCGTGCCATGCTTCACTCAGCAGAAGAGCAGCTTCGTGTCCACAAAAAGCAAACATTGTACTTAACGCACTTAACTGCTAAGACACTCCCTAAGGGTCTTCATTGTCTTCCTTTGCGCCTTTCAACAGAGTATTTCAAGTTAAATTCTTCCCAACAGCAATTTCCAAATCAAGTGAATTTAGAAGATCCCAAGCTGTATCACTATGCACTCTTCTCAGACAACATTTTAGCAGCTGCGGTCGTAATAAACTCAACTGTTTCCCATGCAAAG GATCCTTCAAAGCACGTTTTCCATATAGTAACAGACAGGCTCAATTTTGCTGCAATGAGAATGTGGTTTTTAGCAAATCCGCCGCAGTATGCTACAGTAGACATCCAAAATGTTGAGGAATTCACCTGGCTAAATTCAAGTTACAGTCCAGTTCTGAAGCAATTGGCTTCTCAGTCCATGATAGATTATTACTTCAGGAGTCGTGCTGATTCTGATCCAAATGTGAAGTTTAGGAATCCTAAGTACCTTTCAATCATGAATCATTTACGTTTTTACTTGCCGGAGATCTTCCCAAAGCtggataaagttctcttcttgGATGATGATATTGTTGTGCAAAAGGATCTTAGTGGCCTATGGTCTCTTGATCTTAAGGGTAAGGTGATTGGTGTGGTTGAGACTTGTGGAGAAAGCTTTCATCGGTTTGACCGCTACCTCAACTTCTCAAATCCTCTGATCTCCAAACATTTTGATTCCCGTGCTTGTGGTTGGGCATTTGGAATGAACATCTTTGATCTAAATGAGTGGAGGCGGCAAAACATCACAGAGGTGTACCACTCATGGCAAAACCTG AATCATGATAGACAACTTTGGAAGTTGGGGACCCTACCACCTGGTTTGATAACCTTTTGGAAGCGTACATATGCCCTTGACCGATCGTGGCATGTCCTTGGGCTTGGCTACAATCCAAATGTTAGCCAGAAGGACATTCAACGAGCAGCAGTCATACATTACAATGGAAACTTGAAACCATGGCTTGAGATAAGCATTCCCAAGTTCCGAGACTACTGGTCAAAATTTGTTGACTATGATCAGGTATTTTTGCGAGAGTGTAATATCAATAAATTGGCTGGTACATGA
- the LOC107777433 gene encoding putative galacturonosyltransferase 4 isoform X3 — protein sequence MKHQAATGNSNDGIEVAMNGNHISQVTDSLHEPHQMDKTSLELVSAGKSESRATETSSKKKTSPTDSSHTSDTTSAKIEIRQDQRTVQTSGRVVSGETARGKGEDQNAQVVPPDARVRQLKDQLIRGKVYLSLSATRNNPHFIRELRLRIKEVQRALGEATKDSELPRNAYEKLKAMEQTLAKGKQIQDDCATIVKKLRAMLHSAEEQLRVHKKQTLYLTHLTAKTLPKGLHCLPLRLSTEYFKLNSSQQQFPNQVNLEDPKLYHYALFSDNILAAAVVINSTVSHAKDPSKHVFHIVTDRLNFAAMRMWFLANPPQYATVDIQNVEEFTWLNSSYSPVLKQLASQSMIDYYFRSRADSDPNVKFRNPKYLSIMNHLRFYLPEIFPKLDKVLFLDDDIVVQKDLSGLWSLDLKGKVIGVVETCGESFHRFDRYLNFSNPLISKHFDSRACGWAFGMNIFDLNEWRRQNITEVYHSWQNLNHDRQLWKLGTLPPGLITFWKRTYALDRSWHVLGLGYNPNVSQKDIQRAAVIHYNGNLKPWLEISIPKFRDYWSKFVDYDQVFLRECNINKLAGT from the exons ATGAAACATCAAGCTGCCACTGGAAACAGCAACGATGGAATAGAAGTGGCTATGAATGGAAATCACATAAGTCAGGTTACTGATAGCTTGCATGAACCACATCAAATGGACAAAACTTCACTGGAACTTGTATCAGCTGGGAAAAGTGAAAGCAGAGCAACAGAAACCAGCTCAAAGAAGAAGACAAGTCCAACAGATTCCAGCCACACCTCAGATACCACATCTGCGAAAATT GAAATAAGGCAGGATCAACGTACTGTTCAAACCAGTGGTAGAGTTGTATCTGGAGAGACAGCAAGGGGCAAAGGTGAAGACCAGAATGCACAAGTGGTTCCTCCTGATGCTCGGGTTCGCCAGCTTAAAGATCAGCTCATTAGGGGGAAGGTCTACCTTTCACTCTCAGCAACACGAAACAACCCCCACTTCATTAGAGAACTTCGCTTGCGGATTAAAGAAGTACAGCGAGCACTTGGTGAGGCCACTAAGGATTCCGAGCTTCCAAGGAA TGCCTATGAGAAGTTGAAGGCAATGGAGCAAACATTGGCCAAAGGGAAGCAAATTCAAGATGACTGTGCTACTATAGTAAAGAAGCTTCGTGCCATGCTTCACTCAGCAGAAGAGCAGCTTCGTGTCCACAAAAAGCAAACATTGTACTTAACGCACTTAACTGCTAAGACACTCCCTAAGGGTCTTCATTGTCTTCCTTTGCGCCTTTCAACAGAGTATTTCAAGTTAAATTCTTCCCAACAGCAATTTCCAAATCAAGTGAATTTAGAAGATCCCAAGCTGTATCACTATGCACTCTTCTCAGACAACATTTTAGCAGCTGCGGTCGTAATAAACTCAACTGTTTCCCATGCAAAG GATCCTTCAAAGCACGTTTTCCATATAGTAACAGACAGGCTCAATTTTGCTGCAATGAGAATGTGGTTTTTAGCAAATCCGCCGCAGTATGCTACAGTAGACATCCAAAATGTTGAGGAATTCACCTGGCTAAATTCAAGTTACAGTCCAGTTCTGAAGCAATTGGCTTCTCAGTCCATGATAGATTATTACTTCAGGAGTCGTGCTGATTCTGATCCAAATGTGAAGTTTAGGAATCCTAAGTACCTTTCAATCATGAATCATTTACGTTTTTACTTGCCGGAGATCTTCCCAAAGCtggataaagttctcttcttgGATGATGATATTGTTGTGCAAAAGGATCTTAGTGGCCTATGGTCTCTTGATCTTAAGGGTAAGGTGATTGGTGTGGTTGAGACTTGTGGAGAAAGCTTTCATCGGTTTGACCGCTACCTCAACTTCTCAAATCCTCTGATCTCCAAACATTTTGATTCCCGTGCTTGTGGTTGGGCATTTGGAATGAACATCTTTGATCTAAATGAGTGGAGGCGGCAAAACATCACAGAGGTGTACCACTCATGGCAAAACCTG AATCATGATAGACAACTTTGGAAGTTGGGGACCCTACCACCTGGTTTGATAACCTTTTGGAAGCGTACATATGCCCTTGACCGATCGTGGCATGTCCTTGGGCTTGGCTACAATCCAAATGTTAGCCAGAAGGACATTCAACGAGCAGCAGTCATACATTACAATGGAAACTTGAAACCATGGCTTGAGATAAGCATTCCCAAGTTCCGAGACTACTGGTCAAAATTTGTTGACTATGATCAGGTATTTTTGCGAGAGTGTAATATCAATAAATTGGCTGGTACATGA